Proteins from a single region of Candidatus Zixiibacteriota bacterium:
- a CDS encoding 50S ribosomal protein L11 methyltransferase produces the protein PKMAFGTGEHSTTRLCLKAIEKYLKTGDRVLDLGTGSGILAIAAAKLGASYVLALDIDPDAVSNARENIKRNKVQKIIDLKLGTLSSKIPDDSFDLTVANLTKTQIVKFFEGMNRVLKKGGIFILSGIQTEEKKEMEKFFLSKKVLLKEILSEKGWVCFVVEKVK, from the coding sequence CCCAAGATGGCTTTCGGAACCGGAGAACACTCCACTACCAGGCTCTGTTTGAAAGCAATAGAGAAATATCTAAAAACTGGTGACCGGGTTTTAGACCTGGGGACCGGAAGCGGTATACTGGCTATCGCGGCGGCTAAATTGGGCGCTTCTTATGTGCTGGCTCTGGATATTGACCCGGATGCGGTCAGCAATGCACGAGAAAATATTAAGAGGAACAAAGTTCAAAAAATAATCGATTTAAAATTGGGGACTTTGAGCAGCAAAATACCGGATGACAGTTTCGATTTGACCGTTGCCAACTTGACCAAGACCCAGATAGTGAAGTTCTTTGAGGGAATGAATCGAGTTTTGAAAAAAGGAGGGATTTTCATCTTATCCGGAATTCAAACTGAAGAGAAAAAGGAGATGGAGAAGTTTTTTCTTTCAAAAAAGGTTTTGTTAAAAGAGATTCTCTCTGAAAAAGGATGGGTTTGTTTTGTGGTAGAAAAAGTTAAATGA